Proteins from one Staphylococcus sp. IVB6214 genomic window:
- the putP gene encoding sodium/proline symporter PutP, protein MFLLGATLSSQVNPNWQTYIMIAVYFIILLVIGFYGYKQATSNLSEYMLGGRSIGPWVTALSAGASDMSGWMIMGLPGEVYSTGLSALWITIGLTLGAYINYLIVAPRLRVHTEIAGDAITLPDFFNNRLNDQSNIIKIISGTIIVVFFTLYTHTGFVAGGKLFDSAFGLNYHIGLVLVAVIVILYTFFGGYLAVSITDFFQGVIMLMAMIMVPIVALLKLNGLDTFDTIVELKPTNLDLFRGTTVIGIISFFAWGLGYFGQPHILVRFMSIRSVSLFTLTRRIGISWMAVGLFGAVMIGLLGIAFVPAQGVELQDPETLFILMGQILFHPLIGGFLLAAILAAIMSTISSQLLVTSSSLTEDFYKLIRGKEANAKAHEKEFVLVGRLSVVIVAIVAIAIAWSPNDTILNLVGNAWAGFGASFGPLVILSLYWKGLTRDGAVAGMVAGALTVILWIVFAHPLGETYQFFTLYEIIPGFLASLIVTFIVSKITKKPGDFVERDLNEVKRQIREAK, encoded by the coding sequence ATGTTTTTATTAGGCGCAACATTGTCCAGTCAGGTCAATCCGAACTGGCAAACTTACATTATGATAGCTGTTTATTTTATCATTTTGTTAGTGATTGGTTTTTACGGCTACAAACAAGCAACAAGTAACTTAAGTGAGTACATGCTTGGTGGTCGTAGTATTGGTCCATGGGTTACCGCACTTTCAGCGGGTGCCTCGGACATGAGTGGATGGATGATTATGGGGTTACCTGGTGAAGTATATTCAACAGGGCTATCTGCACTTTGGATTACGATTGGTTTGACATTGGGAGCATATATTAACTACTTAATTGTAGCACCACGATTACGTGTACATACTGAAATTGCAGGAGATGCGATTACTTTACCTGACTTTTTTAACAATCGTTTGAACGATCAGTCAAACATCATCAAAATTATTTCAGGTACAATCATCGTTGTCTTCTTCACATTGTATACTCATACTGGTTTCGTAGCCGGCGGTAAACTTTTTGATAGTGCATTCGGGTTGAATTATCACATTGGCCTTGTTTTAGTTGCTGTTATTGTTATTTTATATACTTTCTTTGGTGGTTACTTAGCAGTATCAATTACAGACTTCTTCCAAGGTGTGATCATGCTTATGGCTATGATCATGGTACCAATTGTTGCATTATTAAAATTAAATGGCCTCGATACATTCGATACAATCGTTGAACTAAAACCAACGAACTTAGACCTTTTCCGTGGAACAACTGTAATCGGTATTATTTCATTTTTTGCATGGGGACTTGGTTACTTCGGTCAACCACATATCCTTGTACGTTTTATGAGTATCCGATCTGTGAGTCTCTTCACATTAACACGTCGTATCGGAATCTCATGGATGGCAGTTGGGTTATTCGGTGCCGTTATGATTGGTCTACTTGGAATTGCTTTCGTTCCAGCACAAGGTGTTGAACTACAAGATCCAGAGACATTGTTTATTTTAATGGGTCAAATCTTATTCCACCCGTTAATTGGCGGTTTCTTATTAGCGGCAATTTTAGCAGCCATTATGAGTACGATTTCTTCTCAATTACTTGTAACATCAAGTTCATTAACAGAAGACTTTTACAAGCTGATTCGTGGTAAAGAAGCAAATGCAAAGGCGCATGAAAAAGAATTCGTTCTAGTTGGACGTTTATCTGTAGTTATCGTTGCCATAGTAGCAATTGCCATTGCTTGGTCACCAAATGATACGATCTTGAACTTAGTGGGGAATGCTTGGGCAGGATTCGGTGCATCATTTGGACCGCTTGTGATCTTATCACTTTATTGGAAAGGTCTTACAAGAGATGGTGCCGTTGCAGGTATGGTTGCCGGAGCGTTAACAGTTATTTTATGGATTGTCTTCGCACATCCACTCGGAGAAACATATCAATTCTTCACACTTTATGAAATCATACCTGGCTTCTTAGCAAGCTTGATTGTGACTTTCATTGTATCAAAAATCACGAAAAAACCTGGTGACTTTGTTGAACGTGATCTCAACGAAGTGAAACGCCAAATTCGTGAAGCAAAATAA
- a CDS encoding ISL3 family transposase → MCNDILKLLKIKDENIQVLKVEEDVEVRGQLSTVVYGTLSYTPKACMKCGCVNDGQIHKHGKRVSRLTLLKSQESNVYLNLAKERFKCLHCLKTFTAQTNIVDSNCFITNRVKLAIQDKLTRVQSEIDIANDCSVSPSTVKRCIHHISQSLIVKPSSGLPKHLSIDEFKSVKNVTTAMSFLFINNETNQIIDILEDRRIHKLKEYFYRFDRRERLAVKTVTADMYEPYINFIHEVFPNAILIFDRFHIVQHLNRELNKQRISIMNTCRYKSSTDYTKMKKHWKLFLSDRQDINSYEYFWSKSFKTYTTSRDILEYLLNLDQQLYDTYMLVHHLREALKQCDWLRFKETLMSVDKKHVSRGVWRVIRFYKKYEYILYSTIKHPKLNNGAIEGINNKIKLIKRVSYGYRNFNNFKARILIIFKLYQRRKKDSLLINNAA, encoded by the coding sequence ATGTGTAATGATATATTAAAACTATTAAAAATAAAAGATGAAAATATTCAAGTTCTTAAAGTGGAAGAAGATGTAGAAGTGCGTGGTCAGCTTTCTACGGTTGTTTATGGAACACTTTCTTATACACCAAAGGCATGTATGAAGTGTGGTTGTGTCAATGACGGACAAATACATAAGCACGGTAAACGTGTTTCGCGTTTAACACTATTAAAATCTCAAGAGTCTAATGTTTATCTTAATTTAGCGAAAGAACGCTTTAAGTGTCTACATTGTTTAAAGACTTTTACGGCTCAAACAAACATTGTTGATAGTAATTGCTTTATTACTAACCGTGTGAAATTAGCGATTCAGGACAAACTCACACGTGTACAGTCTGAGATAGACATTGCTAATGATTGTAGTGTTTCACCAAGCACAGTTAAGAGATGTATTCACCATATCTCACAATCATTAATAGTAAAACCTTCATCTGGATTGCCTAAACATCTCTCCATAGATGAATTTAAAAGCGTTAAAAATGTGACAACAGCGATGAGTTTTCTGTTTATAAATAATGAAACGAATCAGATTATCGATATCTTAGAAGATAGACGTATTCACAAACTTAAAGAGTACTTCTATCGTTTTGATCGTCGTGAACGATTAGCTGTCAAAACGGTCACAGCCGATATGTATGAACCCTACATTAACTTCATTCATGAAGTATTCCCGAATGCGATTTTAATCTTTGATCGTTTTCACATTGTTCAGCACCTTAACCGTGAACTTAATAAGCAACGTATTTCTATAATGAATACTTGTCGCTATAAGTCATCAACAGATTACACGAAAATGAAAAAACACTGGAAACTTTTCCTTTCTGACAGACAAGATATCAACAGCTATGAATACTTTTGGTCGAAGTCCTTCAAAACGTATACGACATCAAGAGATATTTTAGAGTATCTATTAAATCTTGATCAGCAGCTCTATGACACATATATGTTAGTTCATCACCTTCGAGAAGCATTAAAACAATGTGATTGGTTACGTTTCAAAGAAACTTTAATGAGTGTTGATAAGAAGCATGTATCACGTGGTGTTTGGCGTGTCATTCGGTTCTATAAAAAATACGAGTATATCCTTTATTCAACAATTAAACACCCTAAGTTAAACAATGGAGCGATTGAAGGTATCAATAATAAAATTAAGCTTATTAAACGTGTATCATATGGCTATCGAAACTTTAATAACTTCAAGGCAAGGATACTGATTATTTTTAAGCTATATCAACGACGTAAAAAGGATAGTTTACTAATAAATAACGCTGCATAA
- a CDS encoding CamS family sex pheromone protein gives MKRTIAMMLGLSLILTACAPTDDEQSEEKQDQEQTNSSKKQTKVKEIATDQNVQGDNYRTILPFKESQARGLVQEKMANGYNGEDFENGLLKISQEVFLTDQYLYQEGQFLNKDTIRAYLKPKFTKKEIDKMSDEEKEKSNANENLGLNPSVNGEKNPEKIAKNTPALLSNILEQDFYSTSDTEGKEIEGMTIGLAMNSVYYYQKEEYGETYSETLDTKMVKEKGQEMAEEMLSRLRENNELKDIPITFAIYIQSSEEDIVPGQFVSYAVSEKNGAKLNDWKKVNEQTVLLPSSEAADLDEGLNSNFQDFNSSLQSYFNNFTQAVGKVKFVNKKADNLVVDLPIDYYGKAELIGITQYVTQLAEKDLKDVPIYEIHIKDGSEPRALITKGEDDSEPKVHIYNH, from the coding sequence ATGAAACGAACAATTGCGATGATGTTGGGGCTAAGTCTTATATTAACAGCCTGTGCACCGACAGATGATGAACAATCTGAAGAGAAACAAGATCAAGAACAAACCAATTCATCTAAGAAGCAAACAAAAGTGAAAGAAATAGCAACAGATCAAAATGTACAAGGTGATAACTACCGTACGATTTTACCATTCAAAGAGAGTCAAGCACGCGGTCTTGTCCAAGAAAAGATGGCGAATGGATATAATGGTGAAGACTTTGAAAATGGCTTATTAAAGATTAGCCAAGAAGTTTTTCTAACAGATCAGTATTTATATCAAGAAGGTCAATTTTTAAATAAAGATACGATTCGAGCATATTTAAAGCCGAAATTTACGAAAAAAGAAATTGATAAGATGAGTGATGAAGAGAAAGAAAAATCGAATGCCAATGAAAATCTTGGACTCAATCCTTCTGTAAATGGAGAAAAGAATCCAGAAAAAATTGCTAAAAATACACCAGCACTTCTATCAAATATATTAGAACAAGACTTTTATAGTACGAGTGATACAGAAGGAAAAGAAATTGAAGGAATGACAATTGGTCTGGCGATGAATAGTGTCTACTATTATCAAAAAGAAGAATATGGCGAAACATATAGTGAAACGTTGGATACGAAAATGGTCAAAGAAAAAGGTCAGGAAATGGCTGAAGAGATGTTATCTCGCCTACGTGAAAATAATGAGTTGAAAGATATTCCGATTACCTTTGCAATTTATATTCAATCAAGTGAAGAAGACATCGTACCAGGTCAATTTGTAAGCTATGCGGTATCAGAGAAGAATGGTGCGAAGTTGAATGATTGGAAAAAGGTCAATGAACAAACGGTCCTACTCCCTTCAAGTGAAGCAGCTGATTTAGATGAAGGTTTGAATTCAAACTTTCAAGATTTTAACAGCAGTTTGCAATCATATTTTAATAACTTTACACAAGCCGTTGGTAAGGTTAAGTTTGTAAACAAAAAAGCAGACAATCTTGTCGTTGATTTACCGATTGATTACTATGGAAAAGCAGAATTGATTGGGATTACTCAATATGTAACACAGTTGGCTGAAAAAGATTTAAAAGATGTGCCTATTTATGAGATTCATATTAAGGACGGCAGTGAGCCACGCGCACTTATTACAAAAGGTGAAGATGACTCAGAACCTAAAGTGCATATCTATAATCATTAA
- the ligA gene encoding NAD-dependent DNA ligase LigA gives MTELKKRVATLHQLLHQYNYEYHVQDNPSVPDAEYDQLLAELIEIEAAHPEFKSSNSPTVRIGGQAQSTFKKVRHDTPMLSLGNGFNEDDLRRFDQRVREAVGSVTYMCELKIDGLAVSLKYVDGVFVQGLTRGDGTTGEDITENLKTIYAIPLTLERPISFEVRGEAYMPRKSFLKLNEIKEKNDEQPFANPRNAAAGSLRQLDSKLAAERKLDIFLYSINDFTELDASSQSEALAELDGLGFKTNPERREVSSIDDVLEYIAYWTNHRASLPYDIDGIVIKVNAIEHQEEMGFTQKSPRWAIAYKFPAEEVVSKLLDIELSIGRTGVVTPTAVLEPVRVAGTTVSRASLHNEDLIHEKDIRIGDSVVVKKAGDIIPEVVRVVLERRPEHAEMYHMPTHCPSCGHELVRIEGEVALRCINPKCQAQLVEGLIHFVSRQAMNIDGLGTKIIEQLYHNELIRDVADIFQLTKDDLLPLERMGEKKADNLLAAIEASKQQSLEHLLFGLGIRHLGVKASQVLAEKYETMTRLMSVTEAELTEIHDVGEKLAQSFVTYMANEDIKALIEKLQSRGVNMSYTGEKLSEVEGHPEFHGKTIVLTGKLQQMTRSEAGQWLKRQGAKVTSSVTKSTDLVIAGTDAGSKLTKAESLGTPIWDEQTFIDKQNAMREE, from the coding sequence ATGACAGAACTGAAAAAAAGAGTTGCAACTTTACATCAGTTGCTTCACCAATATAACTATGAATATCATGTTCAAGATAACCCGAGTGTGCCAGATGCCGAATACGATCAGTTGTTGGCAGAACTCATTGAGATTGAAGCGGCACATCCTGAGTTTAAGTCATCTAACTCACCGACTGTCCGAATCGGTGGACAAGCACAATCCACTTTCAAAAAAGTACGACATGATACACCTATGCTAAGTTTAGGGAATGGATTTAACGAAGACGATTTAAGGCGTTTCGATCAGCGTGTAAGAGAAGCGGTCGGATCAGTCACCTATATGTGTGAACTGAAAATTGACGGACTTGCCGTATCGTTAAAATACGTAGACGGTGTCTTTGTTCAAGGGCTTACACGTGGAGACGGAACAACAGGTGAAGATATTACCGAAAACTTAAAAACAATCTATGCGATCCCTTTAACGTTGGAGCGTCCGATTTCATTTGAAGTACGTGGAGAAGCCTATATGCCACGTAAATCATTTTTAAAATTAAATGAAATAAAAGAGAAAAATGACGAGCAGCCATTTGCCAATCCTAGAAATGCCGCTGCAGGATCATTACGGCAACTAGATTCAAAGCTAGCAGCTGAACGTAAGTTGGATATCTTTTTGTACAGTATCAATGACTTTACAGAGCTGGATGCATCATCGCAAAGTGAAGCTTTGGCTGAATTGGATGGCTTAGGCTTTAAAACGAATCCTGAGCGCCGTGAAGTATCGTCAATTGATGATGTTCTCGAATATATTGCATATTGGACAAATCATCGTGCATCGTTGCCATACGACATTGACGGTATTGTTATCAAAGTCAACGCAATAGAACATCAAGAAGAAATGGGCTTTACACAGAAATCACCACGCTGGGCAATTGCATACAAATTTCCTGCAGAAGAAGTCGTTTCAAAGCTTTTGGATATCGAGTTAAGCATTGGACGTACAGGCGTTGTCACACCGACAGCCGTTTTGGAGCCTGTTCGTGTAGCGGGTACAACCGTTTCACGCGCATCATTGCACAATGAAGACTTGATTCACGAGAAAGATATACGTATCGGTGATAGTGTCGTTGTCAAAAAAGCAGGCGATATTATTCCAGAAGTGGTACGAGTCGTTCTCGAACGCAGACCGGAACATGCCGAAATGTATCACATGCCGACGCATTGTCCGAGTTGTGGTCATGAACTCGTGCGCATTGAAGGTGAAGTCGCACTGCGTTGTATCAATCCAAAATGTCAAGCACAACTCGTGGAAGGGCTGATTCATTTCGTCTCGCGTCAAGCGATGAATATCGATGGACTCGGAACGAAAATCATTGAACAACTGTACCACAACGAACTTATACGTGACGTTGCAGATATTTTCCAACTGACAAAAGATGATCTGTTACCACTTGAACGTATGGGTGAGAAAAAGGCAGACAACTTACTAGCTGCTATCGAAGCATCTAAACAACAATCTTTAGAACATTTATTGTTTGGGCTTGGTATACGACATCTCGGCGTCAAAGCGAGCCAAGTGCTTGCCGAAAAATATGAGACGATGACACGATTGATGTCTGTCACAGAAGCTGAGCTTACAGAAATTCATGACGTCGGTGAAAAACTTGCACAATCATTTGTGACATATATGGCCAATGAAGATATCAAAGCCTTGATTGAAAAGTTACAATCACGTGGTGTGAACATGTCTTATACGGGAGAAAAGCTTTCTGAAGTAGAAGGTCACCCAGAATTTCATGGAAAAACAATTGTATTGACTGGTAAGCTTCAACAGATGACAAGGTCTGAAGCAGGTCAATGGTTGAAGCGACAAGGTGCTAAAGTGACAAGCAGTGTGACAAAGTCAACAGATCTTGTCATTGCTGGCACAGATGCTGGGTCAAAGCTAACAAAAGCAGAGTCACTTGGAACACCAATATGGGATGAACAAACATTTATTGATAAACAAAACGCAATGCGTGAGGAATGA